atttttcaaaatttcccAAATTGAACCCTAAACCGACCAATACCCGACGATGAGGCCCGCCGGTCGCCGCCGCCCAGCCGAACACCCACCACCAACGCCCGTCAACTCTGCCGACCCATGGCAATTCCTCTCCACACCTGTCCCTGGTCGCGACTCCGACGCCAGCTTCACCAGCAGTCGCCCCTCCACAGCCTCAATTGCCCGCTCCTCCAACGCCGTTCCCAATATTTCTGATCGATCCTACCAAGCATCCGCGCTCCGCACTATTAACGCCTACCTCTCTTCTCAATCTCTTCCTTTCTCTCTAAAACCCCCTCTACCATCCGCTAAAGACATCACTGAAACATTGAAGTACCTCCTCCATCGTCTTGGTTTTAGAGCGCAGAAGCTTGATGAGGAACTCAACCAAGtcttgaaattcttgaaatgCCCTTTGAAGCTAAACAAGTCGGCTCTACGTGCCCCCGGCACTCCCCATTCGTGGCCGAATTTGCTGGCAGTAATTCACTGGCTTGTGCAGATAATCAAGTACAACGGTTATGTGGAAAGTTCTCCGACGAGTTTGGAGGAGAACAGGATGTTTAAGTACACTGCAAATAGTTATGTAAGTTACATTAGAGGGGATGATGAGGCTGTAGATGCTTTGGATGAAGAGTTTATGGCAGAGTTGAAAGAAGGGAGGGATAAAATGGAGGAGAATGTGAAAGTTCTAGAGGAAAATGTGAAGGAATTGGAGGAAAAATTGGAGAGCTTGAAAGCAGGGCCTAGTCAAAAGGAGGTCTTGGAGCAGGAGAAGGCTGCACTGGAGAAGGATGTGATGAAGTTCCATATGATTATTGAGCAGCTGGATGGGCATTTGGTGGAGGTGCAGAAGAAATTGGAGGAGAAGGATCAGGAGTTGGAAGTGAAGGTGGAGGAGAGGAAGAGGATTTCTGAGGAAAATGAGGAGTTGAAGAGAAAGATCGAGGAACAGGGCATTAATTTTAGAGATGCTGAGAGGATGAAGCGGGAGTTGCAAGCCCTGGATAGGGATATTGAGGAGACAGAGGCTGCTAGGAATGGCTGGGAGGAGAAGATTTGGGAGCTTGATTCTGAGATTGGACGCAAGTTTGAGGAGCTTGAGGGGTTGGCCTTGGAGTGCAATCAAGCTATCCGGAGGTTTTTCTTCTCTGCTCCTCATTTACACTttcttcaaatataattttaaatattcttCAATTGCAGCTTTTCGCTCTTtgttgttaaaattttaatgttcaATCATATATCCTTGTTAGACGAGGAAATAATTTGTCTATTGCATGCTGTATTGATGTGTTTTAATGTTTTTGGCATAACTTAGAGTTTCATTCGCTGATCACACTGTCATCCAGGATGTTCTGCTCTCtgttataaatcaaattaaatcaacTCCGCATTGTAAGGAAACGGTATGACGCATAATCCTGGATCTTATGGCCTTATGAGCGCATTCGTGAGGCGTTAATGTATTTCTTACCTAAATCAGTTACACCCATTAGTAGTTCCCATGTCCATGTAATATAGCTTTGGCTGGGGATTATCTGCCCAAGCAAGTTGGTGTTGTAGGATTTATTCCAGAActgcaaatattattttttctttcccTAGTTTTGTTCAAAAAGAGTAAATTTCTGATCCTTGTAATTTTAAATCGTTCCagtttcaagaaattttgtGTCAGTGTGTGTATGTTGTCCTTGTTTCTTCCTAAGGATATTTATATagcatacaatatataaaagtGCATGTAAATTGGTAACCCTGTCCCTCCCACCAAAATCGAAGAGGGCCTTTGTTTTCCTCCATAAAATCCTGTTTTAGGCGTCTTGAtaatgcttgataaagatgtcCCTTCCTACACAAAGCTTTTATGGTGTTTGTCGCCATTTTCTGATATTTCTATTGATATGGGTGTGAATCTGTTTCATGTAGTACATTTTTTGGTTTAGTTGTGAATGGATCCAACACATGGTAGGTGTGAGTAGTCAGACTAAAATTTGCAGTAGGGTGTTTCTCAAGGATGCTTGGGCcttgaatttttttacaaaatattgttGTTATAAGAATGATTGCTGTAAAAGTTTGCACTAAATTTGAGAATATACAGGAATTAGTTTTGACTCTATATCAATAAAATTGGAATGTACTAATGTATCCAAAAAATCTACcatcttttaataaaatttgtatttgtataatgAATTATGTCATGGAAAAAATAAGaacttttcttattttttttaatttattttcaattatatttatttgtgtAAAATAATATAGATATGAAACTCGGAAGATTTATCAattacaagcttccaaagataaacttattattataactTTTTGTAAACATATTGAGTCTTTTCACGAGATTTAATAAATCCAGGGAATTTATTTATGTGATCCTAGAAATTCAAAATGCCTTACTTTGTTATATCAAATAACTGCAAAAGTATTGTTCTAGATGACAACAACATAGAATGATGTGGCTTTTGCATAAGGTAAACCACAAATACTTTACTCTCTGGTGTTTAGCTACTTTATTTTTAAAGAGTGCCTGCACTATTTACGTGATATTATTTCTAGGTTAAAGCTAGGAAATGGATTTCAATATCAGTTGAATGCCAAGGGGTCCACTCCATCTGAGGTCTTGGGATTAGATTACAAAGTGACACTGAAACCTGCACTTACCTCCTTTTCCGAGGACATAAAAAGTGGCTCAATGGAGAAATGGGAGGAATTGATTTCTCTTCAGCAACTATCACGTGACAATGTTGCTAAGATTGAGGAGATGCGTAAGCAGATCATTGCCCTTGAATTACAAATTAATGAAGTAAGTATTGGCAGCTGATGTTTAGCTCTTGGTATTTGGAAATACCTATTTTATCCTGCCTCTAGACTAGATGTGCCATGATATGTCCCATTCTACTGTTCAATCTGAATTTCCTCATCAGgttttcttcaaattttcacCATGTCGATGATCAAAGTAAAACTCATAAGTTGGAAGTTACAAGGTTACATATTTTTGCGAATTTGTTATCATGGGTAAATAATTTAATGCAGCTTTGCTTTGTTTTTGGAATGTAGAAAGTAGTTTTGCTTTGATTTTCCTTGCTTTATTTTGCATCTTCCTGAAGCTCGCAAATCACATTGAAACGTAGCTGCTGCTACTTATCTCGTGGATAGTTTCACTACATTTATGTGTCTGTACACGGTTTATGGATTGTGTGTCAAGATATGGATTTGTTGAAAAGAATATCGAAGCAGATTTTATGGGATTAGATTGATTTTAATCCCTAACTTGCTGGGATTTTATTGTAGCcataattttttcttgattttcttattTTAAGAGTGATATACTTGTATATAAACTGATGTATGTTCACTGATCTAATAAaggaaaatagatatttttcTCGGTTAATTCACATGGTATCAGAGTTGTAgtgcccttacccgagccacaaCTAAACATACTAATAAATTAGCATGcaaaattaaaacttaataacaacaattaaacagcagaaaccaaataacttaatcatcttacaacccaaacgaaaacagaacaataaaagcagtcttaaacattaatacaatcatatcgaaaacataattttgAACGAGAATACaataaaccaaataaaacctccactggatcgccatcgaaaacccaactgctctggtCGTCCGAACCATCCAACCTAAGACATgtccgtggaatggggtgcccaagatgaaaacaagaacgtgagcgacaatcgcccaatacgagaatgtacgagtatacaaactgttgtgatgcatgcgaaatgcaatatactcggatatcaaggatcaagtcaaaaatctcatgctcagtccagaggcgcctgagtgtgtagtctctgatccgccctaggcatgttttggctcccacactcatcatcaagacgtggacctacaatgtccaggtaaTCAGAGCCCACGGGTCCCGTCAGACACtatagctctcgatgccccatcgtccacaatacataATAGGGCTGAGCAGCCCCAACAAATGATGtgtatctcaaaagatatcaggctcaacatgatatgtcatacataatatgccaaagcagtagaacatgtatcatgcaacagataaatatgcaacatataagtgtgtatactactcttggatatctcagtcagtacattacgtacctcactaaaacaatctgacagaaagcttactcgtctgaacctagacaataccaacataaTGAAAGAATTCTCCATTCAAGCAGTCAAAGGATTCTTTTTGGTGCACTTACTGCAGGCGGTCGTGCCATACCAAAAAGAATTGCTGGAAATTGAACAGGTGACCTGCAAATCTGCACCAGAGTTTTTTCAGCAAGGATGAGAAAGACAAAGGGCAAGCCCATATGGCTAATGGTCATTCAGGCAGTGAAGAACATACACCATATCCCACATGCAGCTAGGAAGACATTgagaagtttaaatttttttgggaaCTCTTAAAGAACCTTCCGGACTCCGGAGCTAGGTACATGTTCACTAGCATTTTTAGGTATATCCTCTACCTCTTGTCATCTTAATGCTTAAAATCTCAACACATGGGTAATGGATTCAGGGGCATCTACCATATGATTTTGCTCCAAAaaattcatcacttataaaccTTGCCCTAGCCCAAAAAAAATTACAGTAGCAAATGGATCCACCATTACAGTTGCTGGCCAAGGGGATATTTACATAAATGATAATCTTACCCTTAGAAATGTTCTTCATGTTCCAAGCCTCCTCACCAACTTAGTCTCCATTAAAAGACTAACCAAAGATTCTAATTGTAATGTGATTTTCTTCCCATCTCATTGTATATTTTAGGAACTAGGCACGGAGAGGAAGATTGGACATGCTAGTGAAAGAGAAGGTTTTTACCATCTGAAAGAAAGTTGTGTGGATACTGCCAGAGTTGCGAGTTCCTCTCCTTAATCATTTTTTTCTGCCATTTCAAATAAAGATAAAGTTTGGGTTTATCATCGTCGCTTGGGTCATCTGTCAATTCATGTTCTGAAATTTATATTTCTATCTTTGGTTAATGAGTCTTTTGTTAAGAATTTTCATTGTACTGAATATGAGATTGCTAAATACAAGAGTTCCTCTTTTCCAATCAGTAATACGAAGACTTTTGTCccattttct
This window of the Primulina huaijiensis isolate GDHJ02 chromosome 3, ASM1229523v2, whole genome shotgun sequence genome carries:
- the LOC140973542 gene encoding kinetochore protein NDC80 homolog, whose protein sequence is MRPAGRRRPAEHPPPTPVNSADPWQFLSTPVPGRDSDASFTSSRPSTASIARSSNAVPNISDRSYQASALRTINAYLSSQSLPFSLKPPLPSAKDITETLKYLLHRLGFRAQKLDEELNQVLKFLKCPLKLNKSALRAPGTPHSWPNLLAVIHWLVQIIKYNGYVESSPTSLEENRMFKYTANSYVSYIRGDDEAVDALDEEFMAELKEGRDKMEENVKVLEENVKELEEKLESLKAGPSQKEVLEQEKAALEKDVMKFHMIIEQLDGHLVEVQKKLEEKDQELEVKVEERKRISEENEELKRKIEEQGINFRDAERMKRELQALDRDIEETEAARNGWEEKIWELDSEIGRKFEELEGLALECNQAIRRLKLGNGFQYQLNAKGSTPSEVLGLDYKVTLKPALTSFSEDIKSGSMEKWEELISLQQLSRDNVAKIEEMRKQIIALELQINEVEAQMNLMRKETHEYVSRSATEARKMAEEVEIEAQKMSMVEKEAAEYLQTYKIKLQETMAQSEEEVKMCARELFDLINSVAAYKEYMGSKISRMRNDLLETAGAVADIYKEYRPSKVRVVPDSGN